The following coding sequences lie in one Thermomicrobium sp. 4228-Ro genomic window:
- a CDS encoding CCA tRNA nucleotidyltransferase, with translation MTERRPTSLETELDRSVLERLPPALRDINDRLARVFTAAGHELYLVGGVVRDLLLGRPVTDLDYTTSAHPEETKRLGQEAGADSLYTVGEAFGTIGLVFAGVTVEITTYRTEWYPTADRRPSVRFGESLLEDLARRDFTVNAMAVHAVTGDLVDPFGGLRDLERRLIRAVGDPRERFGEDPLRMLRAARFAAQLGFDVEAETRAAMRELAAELQRVSVERIAMELNRLLIAPEPDRGLELLRETGLLAFVLPELVPLAEDVTDRRHKDIWRHTLQVVRQSPPRLAVRWAALLHDAAKPMTRTIDEHGEVHFFGHEVKGAELARKALRRLRQEKALTERVARLVELHLRPAAYDETWTDSAVRRLMVEAGDLLEDLLDLVAADVTSARAWRRREARERMERLRAHIRRLEEEAALAQIKSPLDGNELMAIFGLPPGRWIAEVKNYLRDLVIEGQLAPGDKETARLLAERWVAEHPEVIAAARERPGRR, from the coding sequence ATGACCGAACGGCGTCCGACGAGTCTGGAGACCGAGCTCGACCGTTCCGTCCTCGAGCGGTTACCACCCGCCTTGCGGGATATCAACGACCGTCTGGCGCGCGTATTCACCGCAGCCGGGCACGAGCTGTATCTCGTCGGCGGTGTGGTGCGCGACCTGTTGCTCGGGCGCCCGGTTACCGATCTCGACTACACGACTTCGGCGCATCCTGAAGAGACGAAACGGCTTGGTCAAGAAGCTGGAGCCGACAGTCTCTACACGGTCGGCGAAGCGTTCGGGACGATCGGTCTGGTCTTCGCCGGGGTGACGGTCGAGATCACCACCTACCGGACCGAGTGGTATCCGACAGCCGACCGTCGTCCGAGCGTCCGCTTCGGCGAGAGCCTCCTCGAGGATCTGGCGCGCCGCGACTTCACGGTGAACGCCATGGCCGTCCACGCAGTGACCGGCGACCTGGTCGACCCCTTCGGGGGACTCCGGGACCTGGAACGCCGCCTCATCCGGGCAGTCGGTGACCCACGTGAGCGGTTCGGTGAGGACCCGCTGCGGATGTTGCGCGCCGCTCGCTTCGCGGCCCAGCTGGGCTTCGACGTCGAGGCCGAAACGCGTGCCGCGATGCGCGAGCTGGCCGCCGAACTCCAGCGCGTGAGCGTCGAGCGGATCGCGATGGAACTCAACCGGCTGCTGATCGCGCCGGAACCCGATCGGGGGCTGGAGCTCTTGCGCGAGACTGGGCTGCTCGCCTTCGTGCTCCCCGAACTCGTCCCGCTCGCCGAGGACGTAACCGACCGGCGGCACAAGGACATCTGGCGGCACACGCTCCAGGTGGTCCGGCAGAGCCCACCGCGGCTCGCGGTACGCTGGGCTGCCCTCCTGCACGATGCCGCCAAGCCGATGACGCGGACGATCGACGAGCACGGCGAGGTGCACTTCTTCGGCCACGAGGTGAAAGGGGCAGAACTCGCACGCAAGGCGCTCCGCCGCCTGCGGCAAGAGAAAGCGCTGACCGAGCGCGTCGCCCGGCTGGTCGAACTGCACCTGCGTCCGGCAGCCTACGACGAGACGTGGACCGATTCGGCTGTCCGCCGCTTGATGGTCGAAGCGGGCGACCTCCTCGAGGACCTCCTCGATCTGGTCGCGGCCGACGTGACGAGCGCGCGTGCCTGGCGACGCCGCGAGGCCCGCGAGCGGATGGAACGGCTCCGTGCGCATATCCGCCGGCTGGAAGAGGAAGCGGCGCTCGCTCAGATCAAGAGCCCGCTGGACGGCAACGAGCTGATGGCGATCTTCGGCCTACCGCCAGGCCGCTGGATCGCCGAAGTCAAGAACTATCTCCGCGACCTGGTGATCGAAGGCCAGCTTGCCCCGGGAGACAAGGAGACAGCACGCCTTCTGGCCGAGCGCTGGGTCGCCGAGCATCCGGAGGTCATCGCTGCGGCGCGAGAACGCCCTGGCCGACGTTGA
- a CDS encoding site-specific integrase, translated as MQEEFSLTRTIDEWLAGRPAATRRAYRHDVQEFLAALGGDLGRLDEPAIRRWLATFDHRRLAQATARRKLAAVRSFLRFLHQRGLVAHDLTRAVPTTLQVTESPVPIVRSTERGRLLAASLRVADPRLQLLLWLAGCGCPLPVVARLRWRDLHPYDGEGIAVCSDEQNRLLRCVIPGMIWRSLQPLLAKEHPDAPVFQSSDGSAARPEDLAEAIGWVLDETADSRLGAERDRDRLLTLTEIARRLGLPETTVRYYRDRFAPYLPAVGSGRARRYPQQTVERLRWIVEQLRAGASPHEIEAQLRSAPPDLATHAPAADAQLTDSVGRLSQRIRELTESLQRLSQILSELRSIAPDK; from the coding sequence GTGCAGGAAGAGTTTTCGCTCACCAGAACGATCGACGAGTGGCTCGCCGGTCGTCCCGCTGCAACGCGTCGCGCGTATCGCCACGACGTTCAAGAGTTCCTGGCTGCGCTCGGAGGAGACCTGGGTCGTTTGGACGAGCCGGCGATCCGTCGCTGGCTGGCGACGTTCGATCACCGGCGTCTCGCCCAGGCGACCGCCCGGCGCAAGCTGGCCGCTGTCCGGTCGTTTCTCCGCTTTCTCCATCAACGCGGACTCGTCGCTCACGATCTCACTCGCGCCGTGCCGACAACGCTGCAGGTCACCGAGTCTCCCGTACCGATCGTGCGTTCGACCGAACGCGGGCGGCTGCTCGCCGCCTCGCTCCGCGTCGCCGATCCACGCCTGCAGCTCCTGCTCTGGCTCGCCGGCTGCGGCTGCCCACTTCCGGTCGTCGCTCGTCTCCGCTGGCGCGATCTCCATCCCTACGATGGGGAAGGGATCGCCGTCTGCTCGGACGAGCAGAATCGGCTACTCCGGTGTGTCATTCCAGGCATGATCTGGCGCTCGCTCCAGCCGTTGCTCGCCAAAGAGCACCCTGACGCTCCCGTATTCCAGAGCAGCGACGGTAGCGCGGCGCGGCCGGAAGATCTGGCCGAGGCGATCGGCTGGGTGCTCGACGAGACGGCAGACAGTCGCCTCGGTGCGGAACGCGATCGCGACCGACTGCTCACGCTGACCGAGATCGCGCGCCGGCTCGGCCTACCAGAAACGACGGTTCGGTACTACCGCGACCGGTTCGCTCCCTACCTCCCGGCTGTCGGCAGCGGCCGTGCGCGCCGCTATCCACAGCAGACCGTCGAGCGGTTGCGCTGGATCGTCGAACAGCTTCGGGCTGGCGCCTCGCCGCACGAGATCGAGGCACAGCTGCGCTCCGCCCCGCCTGACCTCGCGACACACGCCCCTGCTGCTGACGCGCAATTGACCGATTCTGTCGGCCGCTTGAGCCAGCGGATTCGAGAACTGACTGAAAGCTTGCAGCGACTGTCCCAGATTCTCAGCGAGCTGCGTTCCATTGCACCGGACAAGTGA
- a CDS encoding globin-coupled sensor protein, which translates to MRTPQDQRADSLAQTMRLTEEGLRLRLSFLGLTDRERRELARLLPWAERVADSIAKRFYDFQFAFEPTRRFFERYAQAHGMPLAEVRRRLEQSQAAYFREIFRAAQQGYDLAYFRQRLRIGVRHNVIDLPMKWYLGSYGRYLDFVRAELRRRYPLQPWRVWRVERALTKVFNLDQQAVVDAFFFEYLDSVGFDLAAVVPERPEDDLSDRYRELKEGVLSAIRGLQLVTALAGSASARLDAVSQDLAQAATEAAQAVQVVAGGSVRQSELLEQATRAIDEVQRAVAAIAGGAAEQQRAVQRLTELAQTLAAAIQAVATTAHEGACATQRNSEEAASGSETVRRAISSLRRSGEAMQQIGTRVTEMATLSRRITQMVEAVDDIARQTNLLALNAAIEAARAGEAGKGFAVVAEEVRKLAERSSTTTQEIRGLVDDVLTKLDEVVAVTTSGVQEVEEGVTLAGSAEMALQRLMTGMREIGERMQAVGHASTTMTRAKDELVAELERVTRVIESHTAATEEVAVTLERVTRQVHEVAAASRDTSAAAESLGTLIAQLQAETESVRDVAETLADAAGQLTRVAQAFRPLDNTGSTDQTAGVNVGQGVLAPQR; encoded by the coding sequence ATGCGCACACCACAGGATCAGCGGGCCGATTCGCTCGCTCAGACGATGCGACTGACGGAAGAGGGACTCCGCCTGAGACTCTCTTTCCTCGGCCTCACTGACCGAGAGCGTCGCGAACTCGCGCGCCTGCTGCCTTGGGCCGAGCGGGTGGCGGACTCCATAGCCAAGCGCTTCTACGATTTTCAGTTCGCCTTCGAGCCGACTCGCCGCTTCTTCGAGCGCTATGCGCAGGCGCACGGGATGCCGCTCGCCGAAGTGCGTCGCCGGCTCGAGCAGTCACAAGCAGCCTACTTTCGCGAGATCTTCCGAGCTGCCCAGCAGGGCTACGATCTCGCCTACTTTCGACAGCGCCTGCGCATCGGCGTGCGCCACAACGTGATCGACTTGCCGATGAAGTGGTATCTGGGCAGTTACGGACGCTATCTCGACTTCGTGCGTGCTGAACTCCGCCGCAGGTATCCTCTCCAGCCGTGGCGCGTGTGGCGGGTTGAGCGTGCACTCACCAAGGTTTTCAATCTCGACCAGCAGGCGGTCGTCGATGCTTTCTTCTTCGAGTACCTCGACTCGGTCGGTTTCGATCTCGCTGCCGTCGTGCCGGAGCGACCGGAGGACGACCTCTCCGACCGATACCGGGAACTCAAAGAAGGGGTACTTTCGGCTATCCGCGGTTTGCAGCTGGTCACGGCACTCGCCGGCAGTGCCAGTGCACGGCTCGATGCCGTGAGCCAGGACCTCGCTCAGGCTGCGACCGAGGCGGCACAGGCCGTTCAGGTCGTCGCTGGCGGCTCTGTCCGGCAGAGCGAACTGCTCGAACAAGCGACGCGGGCGATCGACGAGGTGCAGCGTGCCGTCGCTGCTATCGCTGGCGGCGCAGCGGAGCAGCAGCGCGCGGTACAGCGCTTGACCGAACTCGCGCAGACGCTCGCGGCGGCCATCCAGGCAGTCGCGACGACTGCCCACGAAGGAGCGTGCGCGACTCAGCGGAACAGCGAAGAGGCAGCGTCAGGCTCCGAGACAGTCCGGCGAGCGATCAGCTCGCTCCGCCGATCCGGCGAGGCTATGCAGCAGATCGGCACGAGGGTGACCGAGATGGCGACCCTCTCGCGGCGGATCACGCAAATGGTCGAAGCAGTCGACGACATCGCTCGCCAGACCAATCTTTTGGCCCTGAACGCCGCGATCGAGGCAGCGCGAGCTGGGGAAGCTGGAAAGGGTTTCGCCGTCGTCGCCGAAGAAGTGCGCAAGCTCGCTGAACGTTCCAGTACGACGACCCAGGAGATTCGCGGGCTTGTCGATGACGTCTTGACAAAGCTGGACGAGGTCGTTGCCGTGACCACGTCTGGGGTGCAGGAGGTGGAGGAAGGTGTGACGCTCGCCGGTTCTGCCGAGATGGCACTCCAGCGCTTGATGACCGGCATGCGGGAGATCGGTGAGCGTATGCAAGCGGTCGGCCATGCGAGCACGACGATGACGCGTGCCAAAGACGAACTGGTTGCCGAGCTCGAGCGCGTCACCCGGGTTATTGAAAGTCACACCGCAGCGACGGAAGAAGTCGCGGTCACCCTGGAGCGGGTCACACGACAAGTCCATGAGGTGGCGGCAGCGAGCCGTGATACGAGCGCGGCGGCCGAGAGTCTCGGCACGCTCATCGCACAGCTCCAGGCTGAAACCGAGAGTGTCCGAGATGTGGCGGAAACGCTTGCCGATGCCGCTGGACAACTTACCCGTGTCGCCCAGGCCTTTCGCCCTCTCGACAACACAGGTTCGACGGACCAGACGGCCGGAGTCAACGTCGGCCAGGGCGTTCTCGCGCCGCAGCGATGA